A stretch of the Rhizomicrobium sp. genome encodes the following:
- a CDS encoding GNAT family N-acetyltransferase, protein MTTIRPARLPDDRPAMLAFIDGLQAFEHRVEPNRRLDATVAADHLAVLDKRLAERGGAVFMAEDAGAILGWAVVHAAQDDIYVVEAQRRFAYIAELYLVEAARGTGLGRDLIARCEAWAKEHGIGILRIGVLADNARAQDVYRQAGFAPYALELRKYL, encoded by the coding sequence ATGACCACGATCCGTCCCGCCCGCCTGCCCGACGATCGGCCCGCGATGCTCGCCTTCATCGATGGCCTGCAGGCTTTCGAGCACAGAGTCGAGCCCAACCGGCGGCTCGACGCCACGGTCGCGGCCGACCATCTCGCCGTGCTCGACAAGCGCCTCGCCGAACGGGGCGGCGCGGTCTTCATGGCGGAGGACGCCGGCGCGATCCTGGGCTGGGCCGTGGTCCATGCGGCGCAGGACGACATCTATGTCGTCGAGGCGCAGCGCCGCTTCGCCTATATCGCGGAGCTCTACCTGGTCGAGGCGGCGCGCGGCACGGGGTTGGGGCGCGACCTGATCGCGCGCTGCGAGGCCTGGGCCAAGGAGCACGGCATCGGCATCCTGCGGATCGGCGTGCTGGCGGACAATGCGCGCGCCCAAGACGTCTATCGGCAGGCCGGCTTCGCGCCCTATGCGCTGGAGCTGCGAAAGTATCTGTGA
- a CDS encoding autotransporter domain-containing protein, whose product MTNRNRRQLAGVRNAFLGATALAGFAALSTPAAAIVINDNYTPADVVDTTNVTGVGQMVIDEQNGFIGLCTVSLINPRTVIFASHCVNENADENAFQPGTAYGAKFGGSPIGFFFNANNNAAGNSAIGHWLSGVAGGPAYQTDVANHAYNSNFVVYDTNCCTIGVGNNFLQSDIAMAALDTPALDIPTWTLLFSPLTAPAHATIVGYGDNGIGTNGQGSIDFKRRVAENVVSVLGSLDDQDAALFGNPDGLPANLYMMDFNDPKFNTADANVFDFNIFHDTAYDKEGITAPGDSGGPLIIDNTFASPTIAAVLSGGDRFYGSAQPGSSYGTTSFYQPLYLYWDWIVANNPYKYVTNTGGDHSWTDIDAFKMALDPAYLTVDGNGNTINALPTTAALGEADVPAGFGEVCYYDDCINIVTGVENKHSPAPGPNPAGGPPSDSQPVAGSGSRPFGGGLGIEGFRALVQSFIAANGGQDCGAAQVSVAALNSGDLSAVQSACPAAGGGGGASASASAQSDWTNPEGFAHVGDDVNGEDVQGAPGASPGRVVDNTDGDPTTGAPARYYDVTLSADGTTTLSGADITVDKLTINGAATGLTIAAGASLTTNIVTQTFAGDLKVNGVLNSPNGVVMYGGILEGTGVVNGDTSFLIGAVAPGTNGTIGTLTINGALGLSLGSTTLIDITNNTTDVLAVNGDVALGGTLMPEPLTTPHWHDTHVFLTATGAVTGSFDEVADTFVGLLYPKVTQQVVGGVTQEVLTVEAETFAQFMGGAGTPDQKAIAGALDALRGSHYDDLAPIYQALDTLSDGALIQAIGNFETLAPDTERAAPLVEDMIQSNLDSMIWQRLYQVGGTPDDSKSAGLSINAEGLKMALVSAGGTSPGSQQLVAMGMGIATNPGAGNAMPGTGAAVSPNDASDTWMDLPAGLGGFLSGSALNGSVEVGGGGGRAKVNGLVIAGGLDIAAGGGLTVGVSFGYSDATATLLSRPAVLQTNAIQGAVYGRYDFGNDYILEGFASYGHQTIQSRRIAIVGATSYDLSGHTGGDSPSVGGYFGRTFRFDASDAAFKIVPSVSLQYAEADVDAFSETGGAPALTFDSYGERTILSRLGFDAQTTFDLDMLHITPNFHGFWVNNFGHANAIDAAFAAAPSSIMTFEMAPRQHSYAELGGGLDFDLGDVLGTDATLSARYDAQTREDVSYGAWTGRLSIKF is encoded by the coding sequence ATGACAAACAGAAACCGCCGCCAGCTGGCGGGCGTCCGGAATGCCTTCCTTGGCGCAACCGCTCTGGCCGGCTTTGCCGCACTTTCCACGCCGGCAGCCGCCATCGTGATCAACGACAACTACACGCCCGCGGACGTGGTGGACACCACCAACGTCACCGGCGTCGGCCAGATGGTAATCGACGAGCAAAACGGCTTCATCGGTCTCTGCACCGTGTCGCTGATCAATCCGCGCACGGTGATCTTCGCGTCCCACTGCGTGAACGAGAACGCCGACGAAAACGCCTTCCAGCCCGGTACGGCCTATGGCGCGAAGTTCGGCGGTTCGCCGATCGGCTTCTTCTTCAACGCCAACAACAACGCGGCCGGCAATTCGGCCATCGGCCACTGGCTGAGCGGCGTCGCCGGCGGCCCGGCGTACCAGACCGACGTCGCGAACCACGCCTACAATTCGAACTTCGTGGTCTACGACACGAATTGCTGCACCATCGGCGTCGGCAACAACTTCCTGCAGTCCGACATCGCGATGGCGGCCCTCGACACGCCGGCCCTCGACATCCCGACTTGGACGCTGCTGTTCAGCCCGCTGACCGCGCCGGCGCACGCCACCATCGTCGGCTATGGCGACAACGGCATCGGCACCAACGGCCAGGGCTCGATCGACTTCAAGCGCCGCGTCGCGGAGAACGTCGTGAGCGTGCTGGGCTCGCTGGACGACCAGGACGCGGCTCTGTTCGGCAACCCGGACGGCCTGCCCGCCAATCTCTACATGATGGATTTCAACGACCCCAAATTCAACACCGCAGACGCCAATGTCTTCGACTTCAACATCTTCCACGACACCGCCTACGACAAGGAAGGCATCACGGCGCCGGGCGATTCGGGCGGACCGCTGATCATCGACAACACCTTCGCCTCGCCGACCATCGCGGCGGTGCTCTCGGGCGGCGACCGCTTCTATGGGAGCGCGCAGCCCGGCTCGTCCTATGGCACGACCTCGTTCTACCAGCCGCTTTATCTGTATTGGGACTGGATCGTCGCCAACAACCCCTACAAATACGTCACCAACACGGGCGGCGATCATAGCTGGACCGATATCGACGCCTTCAAGATGGCGCTCGATCCGGCCTATCTGACGGTCGACGGCAACGGCAACACGATCAACGCGCTGCCGACCACCGCGGCGCTGGGCGAGGCCGACGTGCCGGCCGGCTTCGGCGAGGTCTGCTATTACGACGACTGCATCAACATCGTGACCGGCGTGGAGAACAAGCATTCGCCGGCGCCCGGGCCGAATCCGGCCGGCGGTCCGCCCTCCGACTCACAGCCTGTCGCGGGGAGCGGCTCGCGCCCGTTCGGCGGCGGTCTCGGCATCGAAGGCTTCCGTGCCCTGGTGCAATCCTTCATCGCCGCCAATGGCGGCCAGGATTGCGGCGCAGCGCAGGTCAGCGTTGCCGCGCTCAATTCGGGTGATCTCAGCGCCGTGCAGTCCGCCTGCCCGGCGGCGGGCGGCGGCGGCGGCGCTTCGGCCAGCGCCAGCGCACAGTCCGATTGGACGAATCCGGAAGGCTTCGCCCATGTCGGCGACGACGTGAACGGCGAGGACGTGCAAGGCGCGCCCGGCGCCTCGCCCGGCCGCGTGGTCGACAACACGGACGGCGACCCGACGACCGGCGCACCGGCCCGCTATTACGACGTCACGCTCTCGGCCGACGGCACGACGACGCTTTCGGGCGCCGACATCACCGTCGACAAGCTGACGATCAACGGCGCGGCCACCGGACTGACGATCGCGGCGGGCGCCAGCCTGACGACCAACATCGTCACCCAGACCTTCGCCGGCGACCTGAAAGTCAACGGCGTCCTCAACAGCCCGAACGGCGTGGTCATGTATGGCGGCATATTGGAGGGCACCGGCGTCGTGAACGGCGACACCTCGTTCCTGATCGGCGCCGTCGCGCCGGGCACGAACGGCACGATCGGCACGCTGACGATCAACGGGGCGCTGGGCCTGAGCCTGGGTTCGACGACCCTGATCGACATCACCAACAACACCACGGACGTGCTGGCGGTCAACGGCGATGTCGCGCTGGGCGGCACGCTGATGCCGGAGCCGCTGACCACGCCGCACTGGCATGACACCCATGTCTTCCTGACCGCGACCGGCGCGGTGACGGGCAGCTTCGACGAGGTTGCCGACACGTTCGTCGGCCTGCTCTATCCGAAGGTGACCCAGCAGGTCGTCGGCGGCGTGACGCAGGAGGTCCTGACGGTCGAGGCCGAGACCTTCGCCCAGTTCATGGGCGGCGCCGGCACACCCGACCAGAAGGCGATCGCCGGCGCGCTCGACGCGCTGCGCGGCTCGCATTACGACGACCTGGCGCCGATCTACCAGGCGTTGGACACGCTGTCGGACGGCGCGCTGATCCAGGCGATCGGAAACTTCGAGACCCTGGCGCCGGACACCGAACGCGCCGCGCCGCTGGTCGAGGACATGATCCAGTCCAACCTCGACAGCATGATCTGGCAGCGTCTCTACCAGGTCGGCGGAACGCCGGACGACAGCAAGAGCGCCGGCCTGAGCATCAACGCCGAGGGCCTCAAGATGGCGCTGGTCTCGGCCGGCGGCACCTCGCCGGGGTCGCAGCAGCTCGTCGCCATGGGGATGGGCATCGCAACCAATCCGGGCGCCGGCAATGCCATGCCCGGCACGGGCGCGGCGGTCTCGCCGAACGACGCGAGCGACACGTGGATGGATCTGCCGGCCGGCCTGGGCGGCTTCCTCTCGGGCAGCGCGCTGAACGGCAGCGTCGAGGTCGGCGGCGGCGGCGGCCGGGCCAAGGTGAACGGCCTGGTGATCGCCGGCGGTCTCGACATCGCGGCCGGCGGCGGCCTGACGGTCGGCGTCTCGTTCGGCTATTCGGACGCCACCGCGACGCTGTTGTCGCGTCCGGCGGTGCTGCAGACCAACGCCATCCAGGGCGCGGTCTATGGCCGCTACGACTTCGGCAACGACTACATCCTCGAAGGCTTCGCGTCCTACGGTCATCAGACCATCCAGTCGCGGCGCATCGCGATTGTGGGCGCCACGAGCTATGACCTGTCCGGTCACACCGGCGGCGACTCGCCGTCGGTCGGCGGCTACTTCGGCCGGACGTTCCGGTTCGACGCGTCCGACGCTGCGTTCAAGATCGTGCCGTCGGTCAGCCTGCAATATGCCGAGGCGGATGTGGATGCGTTCAGCGAGACCGGCGGCGCGCCGGCCTTGACCTTCGACTCCTATGGCGAGCGGACGATCCTGAGCCGGCTGGGCTTTGACGCCCAGACGACCTTCGATCTGGACATGCTGCATATCACGCCGAACTTCCATGGGTTCTGGGTGAACAATTTCGGCCACGCCAATGCGATCGACGCCGCCTTTGCGGCGGCGCCGTCCTCGATCATGACGTTCGAGATGGCCCCGCGGCAGCACTCCTATGCGGAGCTGGGCGGCGGGCTCGATTTCGATCTCGGCGACGTGCTGGGGACCGATGCGACCCTGTCGGCGCGCTACGATGCGCAGACCCGGGAAGACGTCTCCTACGGCGCCTGGACCGGCCGCCTGTCGATCAAGTTCTGA
- a CDS encoding NAD(P)(+) transhydrogenase (Re/Si-specific) subunit beta yields the protein MKADIAALLYLVSGVLFIMALRGLSSPASSRAGNRNGMVGMTIAILTTLWVAGVTDVTTWIMIVAGLGIGGGIGAFAARRIHMTDMPQLVAAFHSLVGLAAVLVAGAAFYSPEAFGIGAEGAIRTQSLIEMSLGVAIGTITFAGSIIAFAKLNGNMSGAPILLPARHVLNAVLFLAIAGLVVYFTVAQPAWAFWAIAVLSFVFGITLIIPIGGADMPVVVSMLNSYSGWAAAAMGFTLENSALIITGALVGSSGAILSYIMCKGMNRSFVSVILGGFGGETGGPKGPAETRPVKQGSAEDAAFIMKNAGSVIIVPGYGMAVAQAQHAVREMADILKKEGVKVSYAIHPVAGRMPGHMNVLLAEANVPYDEVFELEDINSQFANTDVAYVIGANDVTNPSAKTDPKSPIFGMPILDVEKAKTVLFIKRGMGSGYAGVENELFFRDNTMMLFGDAKKMTEEIVKALG from the coding sequence ATGAAAGCCGATATCGCCGCGCTTCTCTATCTCGTCTCCGGCGTCCTGTTCATCATGGCGCTGCGCGGCCTGTCGTCGCCGGCCTCGAGCCGGGCGGGCAACCGCAACGGCATGGTCGGCATGACCATCGCGATCCTCACCACGCTGTGGGTCGCGGGCGTCACCGACGTCACGACGTGGATCATGATCGTCGCGGGCCTCGGCATCGGCGGGGGCATCGGCGCGTTCGCCGCGCGGCGCATCCACATGACGGACATGCCGCAGCTGGTCGCGGCGTTCCACTCGCTGGTCGGCCTGGCTGCGGTGCTGGTGGCGGGGGCGGCGTTCTATTCGCCCGAGGCGTTCGGGATCGGTGCGGAGGGCGCGATCCGCACCCAGAGCCTGATCGAGATGAGCCTCGGCGTCGCCATCGGCACGATCACCTTCGCGGGCTCGATCATCGCCTTCGCCAAGCTCAACGGCAACATGAGCGGCGCGCCGATCCTTTTGCCGGCGCGGCATGTGCTCAACGCCGTGCTGTTCCTCGCGATTGCGGGGCTCGTGGTCTATTTCACCGTGGCGCAGCCGGCCTGGGCGTTCTGGGCCATCGCGGTTCTCTCCTTCGTGTTCGGCATCACGCTGATCATCCCGATCGGCGGCGCGGACATGCCGGTGGTCGTGTCGATGCTCAACTCCTATTCGGGCTGGGCGGCGGCGGCGATGGGCTTCACGCTGGAGAACTCGGCGCTGATCATCACCGGCGCGCTGGTCGGCTCGTCGGGCGCGATCCTCTCCTACATCATGTGCAAGGGGATGAACCGCAGCTTCGTCTCGGTGATCCTGGGCGGTTTCGGCGGCGAGACCGGCGGCCCCAAAGGCCCGGCCGAGACGCGCCCCGTGAAACAGGGCTCGGCCGAGGACGCCGCCTTCATCATGAAGAACGCGGGCAGCGTGATCATCGTGCCGGGCTACGGCATGGCGGTGGCCCAGGCGCAGCACGCGGTGCGCGAGATGGCCGACATCCTCAAGAAGGAGGGCGTCAAGGTCTCCTACGCCATCCATCCGGTCGCCGGCCGCATGCCCGGGCACATGAACGTGCTGCTGGCCGAAGCCAACGTGCCGTACGACGAGGTGTTCGAGCTCGAGGACATCAATTCCCAATTCGCCAACACCGACGTCGCCTATGTCATCGGCGCCAACGACGTGACCAATCCCTCGGCCAAGACCGATCCGAAGTCGCCGATCTTCGGCATGCCGATCCTGGACGTCGAGAAGGCCAAGACCGTGCTCTTCATCAAGCGCGGCATGGGCTCGGGCTATGCCGGCGTCGAGAACGAGCTGTTCTTCCGCGACAACACGATGATGCTGTTCGGCGACGCCAAGAAGATGACGGAAGAGATCGTCAAGGCGCTGGGCTAG